Proteins found in one Brachyspira murdochii DSM 12563 genomic segment:
- a CDS encoding PASTA domain-containing protein, with translation MSRKKNKSEVKTNTEEKAEIKIEKSEKIEVKKDNKHFGNILNKIIFYIKKFINIILPDGIVSDSKSLLVFGRLTLFALILFVLQILVVCIVVFVIVKSGGESFVLPDVEGKEVFQAFNTLEKEGMNLNIQTHYFNNYPLGTVVSQEPKGGIKVKRGRTVYLVINAAEQALVKMPDVTGIKYEEALSIITNDVLSTMTNVAILPKVEINDSLYENDIVVSQIPAAEDVVSMNTEIILTVNNKKSQNQQ, from the coding sequence ATGAGCAGAAAAAAAAATAAATCTGAAGTTAAAACTAATACTGAAGAAAAAGCGGAAATAAAAATTGAAAAATCAGAAAAAATAGAAGTTAAAAAAGATAATAAACATTTTGGTAATATCTTAAATAAGATAATTTTTTATATAAAGAAATTTATAAATATTATTTTACCGGATGGTATAGTAAGCGATTCTAAATCATTACTTGTTTTTGGAAGATTGACACTTTTTGCTTTAATACTTTTTGTTTTGCAGATATTGGTTGTATGTATAGTTGTATTTGTCATAGTAAAATCAGGAGGCGAATCTTTTGTACTTCCAGATGTTGAGGGAAAGGAAGTATTTCAGGCCTTTAATACTTTAGAGAAAGAGGGTATGAATCTTAATATTCAAACTCATTATTTTAATAATTATCCATTAGGTACAGTTGTAAGTCAGGAGCCTAAAGGCGGAATTAAGGTAAAAAGAGGAAGAACTGTTTATTTAGTTATTAATGCTGCAGAACAGGCTTTAGTAAAAATGCCAGATGTTACTGGTATTAAATATGAGGAAGCACTCAGTATTATTACAAATGATGTTTTAAGTACTATGACAAATGTTGCTATACTTCCAAAAGTAGAAATAAATGATTCTCTTTATGAAAACGATATAGTAGTTTCGCAAATTCCTGCAGCTGAAGATGTAGTCAGTATGAATACAGAGATAATATTAACTGTTAATAATAAAAAATCTCAAAATCAGCAATAA
- the fmt gene encoding methionyl-tRNA formyltransferase: MYNVIVAGSTDFTRDCILQLMKTDNVNLSGVIAPIDTKKDRKGNIINSPVAEAALENNLNLFQPESINKDEFYGILTDIAPDFLIVVAYGKILTKRTLALPKIMPLNIHGSLLPILRGASPVEHALLYGFKKSGTTLQKMDAKLDEGDIILQHEVDIADNWQFNDLYDRIKESGVYLLKEFFKDADRYLSNMIKQDDSSATYCSKIKKEDGKLDFSRDVISLHNMTRAFVRWPTAYCFYKDISIRVFKSEYKYNTNCQSDFGKIADVNNEGIYIQALNGIYIIKELQREGKKRQTVKEFLCGNKLNIGEYFL, from the coding sequence ATGTATAATGTTATAGTAGCAGGTTCAACCGATTTTACAAGAGATTGTATCTTACAATTAATGAAAACAGATAATGTCAATTTGAGCGGAGTAATAGCACCAATTGATACAAAGAAAGACAGAAAGGGTAATATAATAAACTCTCCTGTTGCTGAGGCAGCTTTAGAAAATAATCTTAATCTTTTTCAGCCTGAAAGTATTAATAAAGATGAGTTTTACGGTATTTTGACAGATATTGCTCCAGATTTTTTGATAGTAGTGGCATATGGCAAAATCTTAACTAAAAGAACATTGGCACTTCCTAAAATAATGCCTCTTAATATTCATGGTTCTCTTCTCCCTATACTTAGAGGAGCAAGTCCGGTGGAGCATGCACTTCTTTACGGATTTAAAAAGAGCGGAACTACATTACAAAAAATGGATGCTAAATTAGATGAAGGTGATATCATACTTCAGCATGAGGTTGATATAGCAGATAACTGGCAATTTAATGATTTATATGATAGAATAAAAGAAAGCGGTGTTTATCTATTAAAAGAGTTTTTTAAAGATGCTGACAGATACTTATCTAATATGATAAAACAAGATGATTCTTCAGCAACTTACTGCAGTAAGATAAAAAAAGAAGATGGTAAACTTGACTTCTCAAGAGATGTTATTAGCCTTCATAATATGACAAGAGCTTTTGTAAGATGGCCTACAGCATATTGTTTTTACAAAGATATATCAATAAGAGTTTTTAAGAGTGAATATAAATATAATACAAACTGTCAAAGTGATTTTGGAAAAATAGCTGATGTTAATAATGAAGGTATTTATATTCAGGCACTTAATGGTATTTATATAATAAAGGAACTTCAAAGGGAAGGCAAAAAAAGACAGACAGTAAAAGAATTTCTATGCGGAAATAAATTAAATATAGGCGAATATTTTCTTTAA
- a CDS encoding HD-GYP domain-containing protein: MFKAMNKYYEINFDKILELKEIIIHENIEITCVNSNGISIIVPGSCVDILISEKNNILLRNVKYYISSFSSKFFNLNNPQTNKKTVVEGSDESEYSEYDYFYHIYKNCMPSNEKLKSANSIFLEKIVKEKPNNRIYLLKPYADELKLESKAQKVSNEIAISIERILTGLGIIARLDFIRYIKYIKTSKQNSNNIINTETEVMISSIMNSIVSYLEKEYVFRDIFDNLDLLNDSNILSHSNRVFILMVEFLYYYNNTFNKGLSNKLRQDYQDKYLEYYRVVLNKFNISKGIEKLEKLYKLGIRKFTASEIVNYAVGAFYHDVAMLNIMDFIPTDEFIKDGDFKDFHTLKAYYFLKYVLNQKDEAALIAGLHHECYGYGSGIMKNFIDKKANDPKHKIDFLMTFETEDIVNADALAYFPAKMLEIADIYDSLTFMNGSRNKNPEEVVMFMRAMFIDEKIKIDPIAFSLFSQFLSDVKGINIIEQ, from the coding sequence ATGTTTAAAGCGATGAATAAATACTATGAAATTAATTTTGATAAAATATTAGAGCTTAAAGAAATAATAATTCATGAGAATATAGAAATAACTTGTGTAAACTCTAATGGTATAAGTATTATAGTACCGGGTTCTTGTGTAGATATTCTTATTAGTGAAAAAAATAATATTTTGCTTAGAAATGTAAAATATTATATATCATCATTTTCAAGTAAGTTTTTTAATTTGAATAATCCTCAAACCAATAAAAAGACAGTAGTAGAAGGATCTGATGAAAGTGAATATAGTGAATATGATTATTTTTATCATATATATAAAAATTGTATGCCTTCAAATGAAAAATTAAAATCGGCTAATTCCATATTTTTAGAAAAGATAGTAAAAGAAAAACCAAATAATAGAATCTATTTGCTAAAGCCTTATGCAGATGAATTAAAACTAGAATCTAAAGCACAAAAGGTAAGTAATGAAATAGCTATTTCTATAGAACGTATATTAACAGGATTGGGTATTATTGCAAGGCTTGACTTTATAAGATATATTAAATACATAAAAACGTCTAAACAAAATTCTAATAATATTATTAATACCGAAACTGAAGTTATGATTTCCAGTATCATGAACTCTATAGTAAGTTATTTGGAAAAAGAATATGTTTTTAGAGATATTTTTGATAATTTAGATTTACTTAATGATTCCAATATACTCAGTCATAGTAACCGAGTATTTATACTTATGGTAGAGTTTTTATATTATTATAATAATACTTTTAATAAGGGACTTAGTAATAAATTAAGACAGGATTATCAGGATAAATATTTAGAATATTATAGAGTGGTTTTAAATAAATTCAATATTTCTAAAGGAATAGAAAAACTAGAGAAATTATATAAACTTGGAATAAGAAAATTTACAGCTTCAGAGATAGTTAATTATGCTGTAGGAGCATTTTATCATGATGTTGCTATGCTTAATATTATGGATTTTATACCTACAGATGAGTTCATTAAAGATGGAGATTTTAAGGATTTTCATACATTAAAAGCATATTATTTTCTTAAATACGTATTAAATCAAAAAGATGAGGCAGCTTTAATTGCCGGTCTTCATCATGAATGCTATGGTTACGGCAGCGGAATAATGAAAAATTTTATTGATAAAAAAGCGAATGATCCTAAGCATAAAATAGATTTTTTAATGACTTTTGAAACAGAAGATATTGTTAATGCTGATGCTTTAGCATATTTTCCAGCTAAAATGCTTGAGATAGCTGATATATATGATAGTTTAACATTTATGAATGGAAGCAGAAACAAAAATCCTGAAGAAGTTGTTATGTTTATGAGAGCTATGTTTATAGATGAAAAAATAAAAATAGATCCGATAGCATTTTCTTTGTTTAGCCAATTTCTTTCAGATGTTAAAGGTATCAATATTATTGAGCAATAA
- a CDS encoding ankyrin repeat domain-containing protein, which translates to MENFNNNDSNNNVNLNNSESNNVNNNNSIERVNKSKEAEENKKYIFKVAVVAVAIVFVLLVGAGIIVGLFLFIKGKSDMEKMVRSYEIYSEEIYNKKYGDRVVKEMVNNYGADVNETGNNNQTPLFYAVQNNNIKAVKFLIENKADAEIANNLGISPLVLAISNNNTKIAELLIKEGKANVYGSYAGKYLDHYPMYYAVSQTNKTMIKLLLDNSFDLKREPSLLGYAIENSDESIVRYLIDNGADINYKSADGTTVLYNAVLSLNPALVDYFLSKGAKIEDAGESSVYGNIIMAAAGSKFNNTSSSPVDFVLVQQKSADSAKIMEKIITNINKGVLNRLVNGKNALIIASGNSYIDTVKVLLTNGADVNSSDNDGWSSLMYAANNGDIELAKVLIENKANVNAESYEEKTPLIYAMNSPIESSRNDMIKLLIENKANINIEDSNGLSPLTIAVMNNDVELTKLLIVNKADLSIVTKDGESLIEYAINNDNVDLLQVLVEAGADINYAGISSYTPLMIAAKSGAENITRILLTQKADLNAVDKYGDTALHIASEYSNLPIVRMLLEKKPNLNIQNQNGDTPLHKAVNSGSVDIVSELVLSGADVMVRNNIGKYPIDIARDNNNSAIFEILREAEEKQNSSL; encoded by the coding sequence ATGGAAAATTTTAATAATAATGATTCAAATAATAATGTCAATTTAAATAATAGTGAATCAAATAATGTAAATAATAATAATTCTATAGAAAGAGTAAATAAATCTAAAGAAGCAGAAGAAAATAAAAAATATATATTTAAAGTAGCTGTTGTAGCAGTGGCAATCGTTTTTGTACTTCTTGTAGGGGCTGGTATCATTGTAGGTTTGTTCTTATTTATAAAGGGCAAGTCTGATATGGAGAAAATGGTTAGAAGCTATGAAATATACAGCGAAGAGATATATAATAAAAAATATGGCGACAGAGTTGTAAAAGAAATGGTTAATAATTACGGTGCTGATGTTAATGAAACAGGCAATAATAATCAAACTCCGTTATTTTATGCTGTACAAAATAATAATATAAAAGCTGTAAAATTCTTGATAGAAAATAAAGCTGATGCTGAAATAGCTAATAATCTAGGAATTAGCCCTTTAGTACTTGCTATAAGTAATAATAACACAAAAATAGCTGAACTTCTTATAAAAGAGGGGAAGGCTAATGTATACGGTTCTTATGCGGGCAAGTATTTAGATCATTATCCTATGTATTATGCTGTTTCTCAAACTAATAAAACTATGATAAAACTTCTATTAGATAATTCATTTGATTTAAAAAGAGAGCCTTCTCTTTTAGGTTATGCTATAGAAAATAGTGATGAAAGTATAGTACGTTATTTAATAGATAATGGGGCAGATATTAATTATAAAAGTGCTGATGGAACCACTGTACTTTATAATGCTGTTTTATCTCTTAATCCAGCCTTAGTTGATTACTTTTTATCAAAAGGGGCTAAAATAGAGGATGCTGGGGAAAGCAGTGTATACGGAAATATAATAATGGCAGCAGCAGGATCCAAATTTAACAATACTAGTTCATCTCCGGTAGATTTCGTATTGGTTCAGCAGAAATCAGCAGACAGTGCTAAAATAATGGAGAAAATAATTACAAATATAAATAAAGGCGTATTAAACAGACTTGTTAATGGAAAAAATGCATTAATAATAGCAAGCGGTAATTCATATATAGATACAGTTAAAGTGCTTCTTACAAATGGTGCTGATGTAAACTCTTCAGACAATGATGGCTGGAGTTCTCTAATGTATGCGGCAAATAATGGAGATATTGAACTTGCTAAAGTATTAATAGAAAATAAAGCTAATGTTAATGCTGAAAGCTATGAAGAGAAAACTCCTCTTATATATGCTATGAATAGTCCTATAGAATCAAGCAGAAATGATATGATAAAACTTCTAATAGAAAATAAAGCAAATATTAATATAGAAGATAGTAATGGGCTTAGTCCTTTAACTATTGCTGTTATGAATAATGATGTTGAGCTTACAAAATTATTAATAGTAAATAAAGCTGATCTATCTATAGTAACAAAAGATGGTGAAAGCCTAATTGAATATGCCATAAATAATGATAATGTTGATTTGCTTCAGGTATTAGTTGAGGCTGGTGCTGATATAAATTATGCTGGAATATCAAGCTATACTCCTTTGATGATAGCAGCAAAAAGCGGAGCAGAAAACATTACTAGAATATTATTAACTCAGAAAGCAGATTTAAATGCAGTTGATAAATACGGAGATACTGCTTTGCATATAGCTTCAGAGTATTCTAATCTTCCTATTGTTAGAATGCTATTAGAAAAAAAGCCTAATCTTAATATACAAAATCAAAATGGCGATACTCCTTTGCATAAAGCTGTTAATTCTGGAAGTGTTGATATAGTAAGCGAGCTAGTATTATCAGGTGCAGATGTTATGGTTAGAAATAACATTGGAAAATACCCTATAGATATAGCAAGAGATAATAATAACAGTGCTATATTTGAGATATTGAGAGAAGCTGAAGAAAAACAGAATTCATCTTTATAA